The genome window ctatagctaagtatatatctgacaggtaagttgaatgtatgaaactatcaaataacaccaaaacaactaaccaccaaaggataactgctgcaAAAACCAACTCTGACCTCACCAGACCCCTCACTGCTTGACTCttgtaacagacttccactgacatactacagagcgccacaacagacatgcttccaaccgccatttaaccactcccattcattctctcattttctctctctctctctctctctctctctcacaacttttggagacgttgtcaaatataaactactatcattactcctccatattatggggtgactagcagcaaccaatgggagagtgggaggatggtggcgagtttactcagttggcggcgtgccagttttaaaattgttcttggtggtccaggcaaatctcgggactttacagtaacaacctttcgtaacaaactattttcgtatgtagagccaaaaaaatcttcgtatttgctttcgtatctcgagtttttcgtaagttgagccttcgtatgttgaggtaccactgtagtataTGTACTTTTGAAAATGACTTATTGTTATCAAATCAAAATGATTTGCATAACGTATCTTGATGTCCAACTTTGTTCATACAGTAAAATTACGATCTCTTACCAATCTCTGCAGAACCTAAAATTCATGAAAGGCAACAATACAGGTAAACAACTCATATTAATTATGAATTGCCAAACTTCCTTGCAATGGCTCTCTGATTGCCCCAATTCATACTAGCATGAAAAGTGCCCTATTTGTTACACCAAGCAATGTATTGACCCACTTTCCTTGGTAAAGTTAACTGTCAGGGGAACTGCAAGGGGTGGTGATAGCCAATGCTGCAACATCTGAAAAAAAACTCTCAATTGAATACTGAATAACCTCCATGTGTGAGGAGTAAAGTATCTTAACTGGATGCATAAGCAGTGAAAATAAGGCTGTTTCAGAAGCCATCACCAAGAGGGAAGAACCTGGGAGAAACAATAACTGAATAactatagaatacaacaaaactcACACTACCAACGATGGACAATTACATCACTCATCAATGGAAAATGCCAAAAACCTCAAAATAATAGGTATTGCAAATCTATAAGGACAAATGGATGATGAATATGAATGGCAAACTGTACTAAATACCTACTGGGGCTCATTCTGATAAAGCGACACAAAGTTCTATACTACACTATTTACTTATAAAATAGAATGACTTACAATGGAAGCATCTTTTGGGTGAACTTAAAATGATAATTTATGATCAGTCCAAACTCATGCTACTGAAGAGCCATTACACAgaattaaaaacatttataattaatGAGTTTCTAATAAGCAATCTCCTCTCTAAACTCAAGTGAATGACTTACTTGAAACGTTTCGTAATGTTTTGCCAACCAACTCTATGAGCCATAAGCAGTTGTAACTGTCTtgttgcttctttaatggcagtATTACAAGCCTCACTGACTGTTGCTAGGGCATCACGAACAACCTCCAGGTATTCTGTCAGTATAAGGGCAATcatcataagaaaataattaaaggaTTTAATGTTTGTAGTTTTTGTGTGGATTCAATAACTAAGActgcaaaattaagaaaatgtcaaaatacaCAAAGCTTTTAGTTTCCATTCATTTATACCTATCATTAAGcaaaatataatacttatatgtAAAATTCGAATGACTTTTCATGGTCTCTACACTCAAGGttcaataaaatgtaatatattctCATGGCTTTCTAAGGATTTTGTAAAAGAAAGACAGGATAGGGAACTGGGTATTTTATACTCCACGcctgaatgaatataaaaataagacaGGAAGAAAAGGCAGACATATAATGATATTACTCATCAGAGAAGGAAGAATATGGGTAGCATTTAATATCAATGATTACTAAAATACAAAATCCcaggataaaaatatatactgtacACTGGGCCAAACAATGTCCTGCATCTAATAATATTCCTCTTTAGCCCTCTAATCAACAACTTTGTTTACTTAACTTTTCCAGTGTTTTGAAAAAAGAACAACTTGCAACACTCACCTCTAAAATCAATCTGGGCAACTATGGGGGCACTTGAGGCAATGGACCCATGCACCAAGTGAGGGTATTTAAGACGATACCATGCAGCCAAGGAGCCTGGATATGACCCACCAAATGCAATCCACTTGTTATCTTTCAGTCCAAGTTTCTCTTTCATAGCAACAGTGAAAGTAGCCAAGTCAGCTAAGGCCTGCTCACTACTCAGATATACCAGGTTCTCAACAGAGACATCTCTATAAAAACCAAATGTCCTGAATTacaaagagattagaaaattaagTTGCTGCTACATTTTCAAGCACTACAGCCTCATAAGGTGGCAGAATGGACCAACACCATGTTCAGTGTGTGCAATCCTCAAAATAACAGAGAAGAGGATCAGATGGCCATGGTGTTGGTGAAGAAAGGTGACAGATGCATAAGTTCCATACATACCATGAGCAGTAATTTTCAGTGAAGCCACAGTATTAATAGCAGTAGCATACAAAACCTTTGCAAAATACAAACCTATGTCTGCTGAAAAATGACATAACCTTTCATACTTTTATCTTCATAAATCCATAAACTAATGTTTCTTTAATCttaaagtttttctttattttatgattatctaGTGAATGTTGCAGTTCAGCATAAACCATTCAAAATCCATAGGAGAAAGGTAAAATCAATTACTGTATTACTTATGTCTTGATTCTTTGTATGTATtataatgctgccaaaatttcTTACATTACATATAAGAAGCATGTAAGAACTCATGAATAACTCATACAGCCATTTTGAAAAATTAGCATGACTTTGTACAGTTGTGGTAGCTCTGCTAGTTTCACCTAGACTTCACGATGTAAATGTCCTAAGTTCAAACCCTCCGCATGGCCCGCAAATATTCATTAGCAACATGACTGTAATGTCTTTGTGCATCATCAGCAACTACTGCCAAGTACCCCAGGTCCTAGCTAGGATGGAGAAGGGGGCTATGGTGTTAATCACATACTGTATGTTTGGTCTCTATGACAATGCGTAAAATGCACTGTATCCCAGGCTTCTGCCTCTCACAAATGAGCTTTAAATCTTTAAATCAGGTGCCTCCTAAATGTAGtgcattaaataattttaaaagcctCAAATTGTCCAGaacacaataaaataacaaattctaACTGTACGCTTGTTATTGAAATGAATCAACTTGTCTTCTGGCAAAGATATGAGCGGAATAAAAACTACATCACCACTAAAGAAGTCTGTACATCTGCAATGAGATTTTGCCAACTACTGTATTACGGAACTGAATCAGCTTGTCATCTGACTGAAATATAAATGGAATGAAAACTGCTCACCATTAATGAAGTTTGTATCTTCATTttcttaaaaatacaataaagattTGCCAGCTATtctaataaaatgatattgttattgtacaataaagtttcatacatacttacctggcagatatatacgattagctacagactccgtcgtccccgacagagaaaatctacgtatatatctgacagggaagttgaatgtatgaaaatgctattgttattgtacaataaagtttcattcatacttacctggcagatatatacttagattttctctgtcggggacgacggagtctatagctaatcgtatatatctgacagggaagttgaatgtatgaaaactaatgctgaaaatattaaaacagtATTCCTGTTTTACAGTGCCCAGACACTTCAGGTAATAACTCTCATAACACCTGGGTGTCCTTTGAAAACAtaataatcaattattttttcatattgtcaaACACTAAAGTAAAACTTACTCAGTTGGATGGCTTTTTCCATAGTAACGATGTTCCAGGCTTATCAAGTATGCATTGAGACGTTCAGCATACGGAATCCAGGCACCTTCTACCATCCATATTGGGTTAGCAGGGCCTTCTCCTCCTATCATCAAAAACACAGGTCCTCCTGGTTTGTAGAATGAGGAATTGGTGAAATATCTCTGCAAGGGAAATACTATACATTGTAAACTCCAAAGCATTGGATGTTTTTCTGTTTCTTAGGCATACAGGTTTATTGAATTTAGGctagctttcaaataaaaaaaattggaagcatTAGTACTGAAGACGTGTTTCACTAAGTACTTTTACTGATACTATACAGAACACctatttcaataaaaattatcatatactacatataaactgtacatacatttatgtatatacgtataatacttTTCCCAGTGTCAAAGATGCTTTTCTTCCTAAAATAACTCTAGGAAATTAACTATACTTCTTAGAGGGTAAAAGTTAAGTTTACATCAGCCTATTCTAATCCCTAAGGAAGGCTATCATTGCTAGACAGTAATCAGAATTACGAAGTACGTATATAAATTATTCTTAGttaaaatacagtaaataaacaaaagtatcataaaaaacaaaaataagtttccACTTAAGATTCCTTCCCATATTGGTAGATTGCAGTAGACAAGTTAACAGACAAGTTGTAAGTTGATTATCCTATAGTATTAACAGGATTTTTGCTCTTCTCAAATGTCCCTGACTTTTAGGGAACGTTactacataacaaaagtaaaattgcAATGCATTAAAAGGATTTACCAGTAAATCATTTAATAACAAGAATATTTTATGATCATTTCTCCAAAAGTTTACtctagattttttatatttgttaccaATCTGAACAATATTTTCTGGTTTTGAAGATCAAAATTTCACAAGTTTTGTCACtaattcataaattaatttcttacacCTGAACCTGTCTACAATACTTTTAACAGGATctacattttacatatttgtaCAGTAATTATCATTGCTATCATTTAAACTAAATATTCCAATGAAAAGTGCTTAAATCAACACTAACTTTCAAAGAAGACTTCCACAGAATAGAATTAAAAAGGTGAAGAGAAAGGTgtgaaggaaataaatgaaaacaaggaAATGCTAAGTAACTTTAATATAGTTGGTTTAAAGATCTTTTCAAACAACTGTTAAAACTAAGCATGTCAATACTGATAAATACAGTTATAATCAAGACAGCCCAGGCCTTGTGAACAGGCAGAAACTGGTCTTGTTAGCTAAAGTGACACACCAATGGAGAGACTAACCTGTGACCATGTGCTGGTGTCTGTTGGGTTAAAATGGTCCAGTTTTTGAACAAACCACTGATCAGGAGGCAAGGTCACTCCCTTCGGCTTGGGTGGCGGGTACATGAATCCATTCCTTGGTCTTCCATATTTGTATCCCATGGATAAGCTTTCACCAAGTAGAGGCAATCCTAAAACTAGCCATACAGTAGCTAATAAAGTTGAAGAACATCCACTGGTAGTTATAAAACTTTTCATAGTGAATGTTCCAACTGATATTCTACCTAGTTCAGTGAATTATCTAGTctttaaaataatgaaaggatACTTGAAGCAATGTCTCTATAGTAGATAACTGCTATTATTTTGTTGGTTTTACAAGCTTCCCATACACCATCTGAAGCCAGAATTAGTAGAAGATATActcaaatttcaaattttcaagtttgttaaaaaaaacttatagctCTTGTTTGCACATGAGTTCCAATAAGCTTTAGATGACAAAATCTCAATTAAACCTCCAAAAGTGTTGAGATTTCCTTGCgtacctaccgattcggtagcaaGAGTAGTTTTGCGGTTTAATGTTTACTATTTCTTAAGCAATGGAACACTTGATAAGGCTACCACAGTATTTCAACTATACCCTGTACACAAAAATTACTCCTGCATT of Macrobrachium nipponense isolate FS-2020 chromosome 33, ASM1510439v2, whole genome shotgun sequence contains these proteins:
- the LOC135203127 gene encoding putative serine protease K12H4.7, giving the protein MKSFITTSGCSSTLLATVWLVLGLPLLGESLSMGYKYGRPRNGFMYPPPKPKGVTLPPDQWFVQKLDHFNPTDTSTWSQRYFTNSSFYKPGGPVFLMIGGEGPANPIWMVEGAWIPYAERLNAYLISLEHRYYGKSHPTEDVSVENLVYLSSEQALADLATFTVAMKEKLGLKDNKWIAFGGSYPGSLAAWYRLKYPHLVHGSIASSAPIVAQIDFREYLEVVRDALATVSEACNTAIKEATRQLQLLMAHRVGWQNITKRFKLCVPLDGTKKLDVSNLFATLAGYIEEVVQYNKDNRGFEGVKGVNITIETLCNILMDEKKGPAIARYGEINDMFLALEGESCLDYTYDNMIKEFQATSWENNTDVGGRSWIYQTCTEFGFYQGSDSHEQPFGDEFPLQFYTRQCQDIFGPRISPEVLNAGVRRTNAVYGGHDLKVTRVVFPNGSIDPWHALGVTSNISDEATAIFIDGTAHCANMYPASTTDPPQLTQAREKIFSLLQKWLKD